The genomic DNA aagttGTTTGGTGCTTGAGAGCTTTGGACTAAACCAGTCagatttaaaagttttttttcagactaGAAGCTTCCCTTAGCATAGATAGAGGAGCCACTGGTGACAGAaggcatttgttttaaagaaagaggCTATATCAAATTGACAAAAAAATAAGTTGTTCACACTTAAGCTTGCATATTTGTGGGTTATTAGGTAAACAAATACTTCATGTTGATCATGCTGCTTCTCTAGAAGAAGAGACAATATAAGAAACTGAGCCTTGAACTGGAAGGAAGTTAAAGCTGTATGATGCAGCTTAAAGAAAACTGCTTTACAGTTTTGTGTTAACTCAATTAGATATAATTTATAATACAAATGTATAGTCCATTTATAGTCTTATAGGCTATTTCTGCAGATATTGATGAATAAGTATGCTGCTGAAGCATTTCATCATTCTTTGTCTAGAAAAGTCGTTGAGAAAAGAGATGAACACTCAAAAGCAAGTTTTCAAAGTGTTTGTGTGGAACACTGTGTCCAAATGCTTACAGTGTTATCTGCTCTGTGGTTCAAACTCTCTTGTAGTTAAGTATCAAAGATGAAATTGAGGATGAGGAAGCAACTATTGAGGATTATGTTGATGAAAAGATGAGCGACTGGGATGCCCCTTCAGTTCATAGAATGTATTCAATTGCTGATAAGTGtctgaatgagaaaaaaaacagaaggccAGATATTAAGATGGTATGTCATCTTTCAGATAAaagcggggccggggggaggtGATGTGGTTACAGTATCAGTTATTGGTATTTCTGTCTGTTCTCTTGCAGGTCCAACAGCATCTACAAGAGATAAAAACTTGATACATATTTCTTTGGATACATAAACGTTTTTGAAATGGAGTAGACACCAGTAGCAAATACATTATTAGTATTTAGTGTGACATTATCAGtctctctgctttccagaaCTTTCTGGTCTGCATATAAGGTGTTCTGTTAGCCTGTCACCATTACTTTTGTGAAGTGAGCAGCCTTTTCACATATCCTTAGCCACTGGGCCCTCGAcataagaaaactttttttgtatTAACAGATTGCAGTGCTGGTACATCTTCTCCATAGCTTTTAATTGTGTTTCCGTATTAGAATCTATTTGATTCTTTCGATTTCCAAGTATCAAGTATGTCTGCTGCAAAGGCATGTGACAGCAACAGGGTAGAATGTCTTTCTGCAAATTGCTTTCCTGATCAGATGTACTAGAGCTTTTTTTTATTGAAGACAAAATTTAATAGATACAAATGGCACTTACGTTTTCTTTTGGGGAAAATACAATAGTagtacaaatttaaaataaaacttttagtATTTTGAGAGTTCATGTTAGTGCGAACATGACTATTTTTCAAAAAGTCTTCTTGGGATTAGTTTTAATCAAATAAATGCTGCGAGACATATTCcaggttgttttttggtttcaAGGAGTCACAAGCAAAATAATTATCTTgcagtgcaaatgcaaaaatacataATGGCTTTCTTCCAGTGAACTCTGTGTTAACAAAccacttaatattttttcataggAAGACTCTTAGCTTCTTGGAATATTTTACGTTTTAGCAGAAGATTCCATATGGATTATAAATACAGCTGGTATATTTTGTTAAAGGGGCCAGAATAATAACACcacttctgcattttccttaGTCAAATAATGAAGCtcttatgtatatatatatttatgtaattaataaatattaaaatacacttttaaaaaaaacaatgtGGAAAGCTTTCTAAAATAGATACATTGACAGATCAAAGCAGACTAAAAATGGACTGAAAGTGACCAGTAAGATTCCAGATGCTTTGACTTAATAGGTGTGCAAATGCTACCATTGTAAAGGAAAGTGGTTATTTTCATATAAATCTTTTTTGCTCCTCATGAACTTTTTCTTGGCAGTGTAAGAGTAGGaaaagaccgggaggccccccaggcccctagggtgaaatcggtgtactcggctcgctccctgaagtgcctgtataccaatgcgcgcagcatggggaataagcaggaggagttagaaacctgcattcggtcaggagattatgatctggtggcattaacagagacatggtgggacagctcacatgactggaatgtggtcatggatggctatgcccttttcaggaaagacaggccagccaagcgtggtggtggagttgctctttacgtgagagagcaactacaatgtatagagtactgtccaggtgcggttgaggagcaagttgagagtctgtgggtgagaattaaggggcaggctggcagaggtgacactgttgtgggagtctattacaggccaccagatcagggtgaggaagttgatgaggccttctacgggcagctgagcgtggcctcacagtcacaggctctggttgttatgggggattttaactaccctgatgtttgctggaaggactactcagccagtcagcctcagtctaggaggttcctccagtgcattgacgataactttctgatgcaaatggtggaggaacCGACTAGGAGAGGGGCGCTGCtgatctcgtcctcgctaacaaggagggtctggtcgaatcagtaaaggtggggggctgccttggttgcagtgaccatgagatggtggagttcagaatctcctgtggtgggagcagaataccgagcagaattgcaaccctggacttcagcagggccgacttcggccttttcaaacaattgctggaggaaatcccgtgggcaaggctgcttgaaggtaaaggggcccaagatagttggttaactttcagggactgctgctaccaagctcaagatcagtgcatcccaacgcgcaggaagtcaaggaagggagccaggagacctgcgtggttaaacagggaactgctgggcaaactcaagtggaagaggagggtttacaaatcatggaaggaggggctggccacttgggaagaatataaggctgttgtcagaggatgtagggaggcagctaggaaagctaaggcctccttagagttaaacctggcgagaggggtcaaggacaacaggaagaggttcatcaaatacatggcagataaaactaacaccagaggcaatgtaggcccactgatgaatggggtgggtgccctggtgacagaagatacagagaaggcagaattactgaatgccttctttgtctctgtctactctgccggaggctgtcctgaggagccccgtacccctgaggccccagaggaaggcagggcaatggaggagtctgcctcagttgatgaggactgggttagggagcaattaagcaatctggacatccataaatccatgggtccagatgggatgcacccgcgggtgctgagggagctggctgaagtaattgctggaccgctctccatcatctttgccaagtcttgggaaacgggagaggtgcctgaggactggaggaaagcaaatgtcactccggtcttcaaaaagggcaagaaggaggacccgggcaactatagactggtcagcctcacctccatccctgggaaagtgatggaacaccttatccttggtgccatcttaagagatatcaaggataagagggtcatcaaggacagtcaacatggcttcaccaaggggaagtcgtgtttgaccaacctcatagccttttatgaagacgtaacaaggtggattgacgatggcagagcagtggatgtggtctaccttgacttcagcaaagcatttgacaccgtctcccacagcatcctcacggcaaaactgaggaagtgtggactggatgatcgggtagtgaggtggactgcaaactggctgaacgaaagaagccagagagttgtgatcaatggggcggagtctggttggaggcctgtatctagtggagtgcctcaagggtcagttctgggaccaatactgttcaatatattcatcaatgacttggatgagggaattgagtgtactaccagcaagtctgctgatgacaccaagctgggaggagtggctgacacgccagagggctgtgctgccatccagcgagatctggacaggctagagagttgggtggggaaaaatttaatgaaatataagaaggggaaatgtagagtcttgcatctgggcaggaacaaccccaggttccagtacaggttggggaatgacctattagagagcagtgtaggggaaagggacctgggggtcctggtggacagcaggatgaccatgagccagcactgtgcccttgtggccaagaaggccaatggcatcctggggtgtattagaaggggggtggttagtaggtccagagaggttctccttcccctctactctgccctggtgagacctcatctggaatattgtgtccagttctgggcccctcagttcaagaaggacagggaactgctggagagagtccagcgcagggccacaaagatgattaagggagtggagcatctcccttatgaggaaaggctgagggagctgggtctctttagcttggagaagaggagactgaggggtgacctcatcaatgtttataaatatataaagggtgggtgtcacgaggatggagccaggctcttctcggtgacaaccaacagtaagacaaggggtaatgggttcaagctggaacacaagaggttccacttaaatgtgagaagaaacttcttctcagtgagggtgacggaacactggaacaggctgcccagggaggttgtggattctccttctctggagacattcaaaacccgcctggacgccttcctgtgtaacctcacctaggtgttcctgctctggcagggggattggactaggtgatctttcgaggtcccttccaatccctaacattctgtgattctgtgaaaacagtcTGGCTTACAGCTGAATTTGAAATTTCATGATTATCAAAGAGAAAGGAAGTACTGAGAAATGATCTGACTGCATTCACAGATACATATATTTGTAGAAAGCATGTGATTTCTAACACTTGTATTTACATCATTAGATCTCTGGCTATTAGCTCATTCTATATTGCCTTTTAAAACTGACAGTTTAATTTAGGTAAGGGTAGATAAAACTTTACAGGGCCGAAATGGggcttgtggggaaaaaatgctcTAAAGCTAAATCAGAATAAAATCTGCTCAAGCCGTTCTTCAATATTAAAGATCTCCTCAAGCTGTAATGTGAAGGTTTCTTACTAGATCATGTCTGCTTTTTACTATTCCCTGGACCAAGAAACCAGCCACAGTGTTGTGCTGAAGTGTGTTTGCTGTAGGAACTCCCCAGTCAGCACTGTTCATCTCTGGTGCGGGAGAACAATTCTGTTTATGCACCAGCTGTGATGTTCCAAGTATGAGGAGCATCTTGGCTACAAGAACTTCAGTCCCTCTTCTGTCATGCTCGGCCATGACTGtttgcagtgctgctggcagTACCTCAGTTTTGGCAGCACTTTGCCTTGCTCACTGAAGGTGAAGCATGTTAGCTaccctttcatttaaaaaaatctttgaattCATTTAATATTATTCTAGTGAGGAATGAAAATGTGAGGTGTTAGGTAATTAGGTAAAGCTAACTATCTTAATGtgggaactttaaaaaaaaatacagagggtCCAAGGAGAAGGAACTTCTGCTTTTCACCCCcagatttttttggggggggtcttgATACAGTGATGTCAGCACCTGTAGGCACTGGCAGGGCTAAATGAAACAGAAGTCAGCTAGTCTTATTCCCTGCAAAAACCTTAAACCATCCTGGGATTCATACTTCTTTGTATTAACTATTGCAGTAAAGCTTTCCAGGACACAAATTGGTAACTCGAGTCATTCAAGTTCCTCGTGAGTATAAAGGTGTGATCTAGTTCCATTGAACTGGAGGCGAGAGAATGTTTGGTACAGGTCTGGTGCATGAAGGGAGATGATGTTGGGATGGAGACAAGGGCCAGTGTGGCTGGTCTGCATCCTGTCTCAGTGGggagggtgcagggatgggcaCCTGAGGATCACTGTTCTCAGCAAGACAACCTTTTGCACCTTAGAGATTTAGAGAACTGTAACACAGAGCAATTAAGTCACCTCCAGAAGGAGTTACTAATTAAAAACAGGAAGAGTGATTTATTGCGATTCCAACTCAGACTCTAGAAGGAAGCAGCAAGATAAAAGCAAATGCTAATGAGCCATAGAAAATTGCTGTTAAGGAAACTTTAGAAAGGGCAACAGTTCTGCCCtaggctgcagcaggaggtaAGAGAATGGCTGTTACGAGACAGAGCAGAGGTGTCTGCACAGCCACCAGGCCAGGACATGACCATTAGTGGCTGCTGAGAAATGAGGGCAAGAACAGGACACTACATACCTAGAGATACTGCACTGGAATATGCGGGCTTTGGGGCTCATTCACTTTGCAAAGCATGTGAGGTCTTCATTAGTTATTAAGCCTCTAtcaaattttctttcctttgtttagTTATTGAAATAGGAAGAATTGCTTCATCTTTATATTTGGGCGGGCCAGCTGAGAGTTTTATGTAACACCTACTGACTAAAAGGCAAAACTGCTTCTGATACTTACGGTCACACAGAGGCCcagcctcttccctcctctcacattgctcctgctcctcttcTAGGAGTAGCTTTTCTTCCCATGCagcattttgcattaaaattgTTCTCTGAAATCCTAGTTCAACACATCTtcaaatttccttcttttaactGCAAAATTGCCATATCACAGACTTTCCCATGGGGATGTGTTGGCAGGACAGTTAAAAGAAACGCCAAACCACTAAATGTTCTTTTCAGCTTGAATTTTGAGAGCAATAGTAAGACTTCAAGCAAACTACTTTCAgcttagacaaaaaaaaaataatgaaacaacaTGATTCGAGCAGTTTAATTATACTACCTTGTGCTGAGCAAGTAATGACAGAACTGTTCAATTACTAATCAACtacttcagcattttaaaagaagaactTTTTGAAGGGGCTTATTATTGAAAGCATAAAAACCTTAAGAGATGAAGACATCTGGATCTTGCAGTGGAGGCCCCTGTACTGATTGTGTAAGGCAACAGGAAAGTAGCTGTTTCTAACATACTGAATTTTCTTCAGTCACAAAAAGCCAGGAATTCTGTTCCTGCCCACCTCCCCTCTTTCCTTGCAGTCTCTTTTTCTATACTGCTTTCTAGTCCCATGGGAACTGGCTGTTACTTACACATCACGATGTTAGAATACAGCCCTTTGTTAAAGAGATGATGGAATGACTCAGGCAACACCAAACTACAGCATCAATCTTTATTTATAAAGTAAATTACAAAATAGATAAGGTAAACTTTGTTAATTTTAGCATCTGAAGGTGGTTTTCATTGAATACATAGACACCATAAATCAAGAGTTTCCTTTATTGATCTGTTTATCCAAGTAATAGAGCAATTATTACCTTGATTAGTTTTAAAAGCCTCTGATAGGAGTGTTTTAAAAGATCAAATTCTCCCTACCTTGCAacataaacatttcaaaaacaatTACCTGTGGTGTTAATTAACTATTTAATAGCTTGTGAGTTAACTGCAAGCAGCTGCATTGCTTTTGGGCTTTATGAAGGCAAACAACAATTTGAGTGGACACTTTCAATTATGAAATGACGAGAGACAGAAAAGGAGTAACTGTCATTAATGCCCTCATTTTGTGCTGGCTCTGAACCTGCAGTAACAGTAGTAGTGTCATGTGAGGCAACTACGCAGATGTAAACGTGATAGATCTCACAAAAATTTCAGATGCTTCTTATTGCTTTGTCAGGAGAACAGCTACAAGAGGCCTGGAGAGGCAGGCGGCAGTGCAAGACTTCATGAAATTCTCTTTTAGGGGAAAGGTCGGGGGAAATATGCTCAGGACATGACTCTCCTGGCTGGTCAGGAGTTTGCACACCCACATAGAATATTTGCAAGTAAGATAATTTACAGTGTCTGGTTTGGGCCAAACTCTAAAGCAGCTCATTACAAACACCCTCGCATAATGACTTAACCAGCTCTCACCATCCTCCAGATTAAGCTTTCTACCTCCCATTCTCATCTACTTAGGACAggattaggaagaaaaaaaaccaaaacacaacatgCACATAACCCTATCAGGTCAAATgttcattatttaaaacatttagtATTGAAAAGATGAACTTCTTTACTGGCTCAAGTAAGTGGAAAAATGTATATGCACTCTTGGTAGGGCTGACACATGGGCATGgatactaaatccaaacaaaaacccctctaGCAGTAACTTTAAACTGCTACACTCAAAAGGTTtcccttaaaaaagaaaaaagggaattaGGTGTGCTGAAAAGATTCAGAGTTcaactaaaaatacatttaattacaGTGTACAATGACCTGCACACACTTTAaccatgtttaaaaaacaatgaCATTCGCCTGGCAGGTAGTACATAGAAAAAAACAGTTCAAAGACCAGCTCCTTGCCCAAGAGGGAGAAGGCAAGAGGCAGAAAGAGAACCTGGTAGCTAAGGGCAAGCAGGAGATCAGCGGAGGATCAAGAACTATTGAATTGGATTGATGTAGTGTGTGAGACTAAATGAAAAAAGCTGAGGTGTCAAATTTCTACTGCATAtataaaaacacagtaaaacaaacaactacTGCAATCTTCACATTCTATAGTGCAATCTCAGATGTCAAGAACGAGCTAGtatctcaaaataaaataaattttatcaGGAACTAGTAGTGTCAAAGCATTATTTCCCTACGAAACCAGGTTTAAATCCACCAGGTAAACACATGATTCAGGTATATAATGTGTACACCCAGCACCTATGATAATATGCAGTGAACCAAGACTTGCAACTCCCATGTAgctttaaccaaaaaaaaaaaaaaaaaaaaaaaaaaaaaaaaaaaaaatttcaaaacccACAAAGCTCACATACAAAACACTAAAAAGTAAGTCCCCACTGGGGAATATAATCTATCCACTAGTATTTGCCTCATTAcacaattttaaatatttaaggtcATCCAATACTTGATTTCCACATCTAATCCTTCTTTAATCTACCTAtcaaaataatctatttttcctcttcctatTAAAACACATTACTCATAGTCCAATCAAGTTTAGACTTTTCTGGCTGATTTTAGtgttttggaggagaaaaaaaaaaacatcaacaaaaaaggacaaaatccTAACCAGATGCTGTCAGCAGTTATTCAAGACCTACTTGGATTTTGTTACAGATTTAAGTTACTATTCAAGTTCAAACATTTAGGAAAAGTCATTTTCAGAACACCTTGAAAGTTAAAATTGCAGTTGACACTGCAAACACACTAGGGTCTCAAAAATAACTTGCCATTATGAAGTAAGTCTGATTCAATTTTTCCTGGACTTACAGAGTTTTAGATCCAAGTGCACAGATAATCAATTATTTATTAGAAACCTTAAGCATATTGCTTTGAAAGCAGCTCCATAATCTACTGAGTATACTAACTCATGCACTTTTAATTACCTTTTACTTGGCCATTCAGTACTTAATATGTAAGGTTTACAAGTGGTATACAAGTCTGGAAAAGCTGTAGTGGTTTTATGtcagatttcttttaaagacaattCCAAGAAATTAGTTATAAATTTGAAGTGACCATGCTTTTGTGTGGGAGAATATCCAACTATTCCTGAACACTTACATTAAATGCTTGATACCAgattttagtttgtattttctcttacaaaaaaacccccaaacaaacccaaacaaaacaacaacaaaacccaacaatgCATCAtgtcaaaaccagaagaaaaccACCTATTGTACTATTGTCCATAAGAGctacaaggaaaaatatttatctgggACAATTCTATATAGCCCTTCAGCTCTTCTCACATGGAAAGTCTTATGGATTTCAATAGGTTACTCATAAAAAGACAGGTTTGTTATCTAGGCATTCAGCTGCAACGTAACCGCAGAATACATGGTCTTAATAGTCTTACGTCTGCAAAGTTTATGATCAAATGTACAGATATTAAATAACGGATTCTAATTGAAAATAAACGGCTACTAGATTAGTTTTCTAGCTTTAAAATGATTAGCTCTTCCACATGTCATAAAACATGGTCAACAAATATAATCATGTAACAATATAAAAAGTGTTGAGGTCAGAAGAGAGAAGAGTaaaaagagccttttttttcccctaacatCTATGAATGGAATGATTTCGGTTCATTGCCAAAAGCCAGAATTTCATTTCTTAATGTAATACTTAAATGCAAACAACAGTTTCTAATCACTAGGTGTTTCAGTCTCTGCTGGACCTCTAATCAGTCTTCGTATTCCCCTCTTCCCCGCAGGACCTTTTGGTTTAGCAAAACTTTGTTTGTGAGCATGTTGTTTCGGATGAACCTCCTCATAAAGAAAGTCAGCGGTTAACTCATCACCATTATCTATTTcaatctgggaaaaaaaaatccaacattcATCATATTCATCTAAAGgtaacattaaaaaacattttgaaattttgctgaagctctaaataatatattaaaaccaTATGTGCCATAATGTTCAGAATCTAGCATGGAGATGTTCTCCAACTTGTGCCTCTGCCCTGAGCAATCTTGGGTAGTTTTTCCAAGAATCTGCTATACTCTTACCAGTATTAAGTATGATTtgacttaattatttttcctgaaatataaGCACAGATACACAGTACATATGCCAAGAAACTTCCTGTGTCCCAAGCTTTAGCACATTGTACATGTTAATACTAACCAGGAGTAAACATTCTATGTGAAAACAAGTGGTTAGTTACTCAACTGTAAAGTAACTTCCTtaataaaaaaagcagcacgcagatttttcagaactacatttcctttcttcattcTGCCCTCTAAAATCAAAAAAACTTTTCACCGTCCCAACTCCATATTTTaagaatgttatttttgtttcactaaaatgtgctttaaagCAATGTGCATGCATACTGTCATCTCCTGAGATGGAACGGGAGGAGTACAAACAGCTGATACGATTAGCTGGCTGCTGCACCTCAGCAAGTATTCAAGCCAGGGAAAAGCTATAAGTTGTTTAACGAACAAAagggggggttgttttggtttttacaaTTTAAGCATATAAAcctgaatggaaagaaaatactgttctcAAGCAAAACTCCACTGTTTTCAATTCCAGGAATTTAGAATTCAGAGAAATGCTTTGgccctgctctgctgagcaTTCAGCGCTCCATGGCCCGCCAACCATAGCACTTGACAGACCTGCCAGCCATGATATTGCTGTTAGAAGTTCCTGCTTCAGAAATATGTCTACGGGAATTTCAGGAGTCACACGgtgtatttattttgtcataGAAAGGAAATTTCTGAGAAATAATTACATATAAAAACCACGTAGTAATAATCTACTTAATTCATGTAACTTCAGTGAAAAGATTTACTATTAACTCTGCTAATTTTTAGGCAGACATAATCCCCCCAGAAACCAAGCCTGAAAGTTTTTCATAACCATATGTCACATAGTCTATAAATGGACCATTCCTATAGTCTCTGCTCTGGAGGTGAGAAGCAACTTATTGCATAGTAGCAAAATCTATacaatgtaagaaaaaaaaaaaaaatcagcttgctTGCAAATCTTTGTTTGCCCCATCAAGGACTCCTAAGATAGCAGTTCTGAGTTCCAGAACTGTggcttgaaattatttttaaaatccttaaaTAACCTTGGCTTTAAAGGAATTTAATATTCAACAATAGCGATGTGTTGTGGTCCAAAATATGACAGGCCTTTAAGTAAGAAATCATGTTAGTACTAAATAGTCCTTCAAAGCACTACTCTCAAACACTCCCTTGATGTACAAATGTTAAAGCTATGAAAGTGCAGAAATTAAGAACCAGATAAAAGCTTCCATAACTTATCTCTGGAGCTTTATCAGCAAGCATTTCTTGTTCAGGACAAACTTTAAACTTTAATAGTTACACAACACTTCTCATTGTTTAGAGAAGGTGGTGGCAGAGACAGTTATAGTTAGATATTAAGGAGGGAACAGAGGGATGGAGAAAATACCAGTATACCCAGCATACTTACCTTCCTGATTATCTGCATCCACAACTGTGTTTCTACAATTTCTAGCAGTGGACTTTTGCAACTAGAGTAGAGCATTCGTTCTCGTATACTACAGGTATACCCTGGCATAGAGTAGATGAAAActgtgggagggaggggaaaaaaaaaaaattagaccgTAACTCCACTCCATCAAAACCCTTATCACAAAATCACGTACAGCAGAGAGGCATTGCAAATCAACTATGcaatctgaaatggaaaaatgtaacATCATTCTGGACCTTTTTTGCTTCAGCGTTTCATTTCAAATTGGGGATGAGAGAATGGCCAGtatctttgttttcacatgACAACTGATTTATGAGTGTTCATAATCAAAAGGGATAGCTCACTGCTTTCTAAACATAAGGACTCTTCAGAAGTCAGTTTCGCAACCAAATGACTCTGAAATTTATGATCATGCTGACAGACAGATTACTTTTATGACACATCTTTCTCTCTGCCTCAAAATTACCAAAGTATGTAAAACAAGCCAATGAAATTTCATATTGGGAAACTTTCTCATACCTATGGATTCCAAATAGTCTCCTTCATGGGTATGCTTATACAGGAAAAAGTGGTAACGCGCAGCATCCTTTGGAATTCTTTTTGGCAAGTCCTTCAGTTCAGTATGAAGCGTGTTGGCCAAAAtaatagtttcatttttcatatcaATTTGCTGTTAACAAAGCAAACCTGAATATAGTAAATatacagaaagcaaaccagAGAACTAAACaggacactaaaaaaaaaaaaaaaaaaaaaaaaaaaaaaaaatcaattgatCTAATACGGAATGGTAATTTATCAGTGTACATCACCAGTGCACATTGTTTAATGTACAGGCAATCTATTTTATACTTACtattaaaagaataaagtattttatactTGCCAGTTGTACATAATTgagtttcttatttttcaatttctCCAAAGCTTGAATAGCTTCTTTAGCAATAGGGAATGCTACTCCTTGCAGTGTTTGATGCTTGGTATCTATACCGACATCCGTTTGTACCTGGAACACAAGTTAATTGAGATGTAAACAGAAACCTCTGTAAGCATTTG from Caloenas nicobarica isolate bCalNic1 chromosome 1, bCalNic1.hap1, whole genome shotgun sequence includes the following:
- the TWF1 gene encoding twinfilin-1 isoform X1 encodes the protein MSHQTGIQASGSVKDTFVGARNGQYRLLKIVIDNEQLVVGSSRRPVGSWEKDYDSFVLPLLEDKQPCYILYRLDSQNAQGYEWIFIAWSPDHSPVRQKMLYAATRATLKKEFGGGHIKDEVFGTVQDDVSLNGYKKYLISQSSPAPLTAAEEELRQIKINEVQTDVGIDTKHQTLQGVAFPIAKEAIQALEKLKNKKLNYVQLQIDMKNETIILANTLHTELKDLPKRIPKDAARYHFFLYKHTHEGDYLESIVFIYSMPGYTCSIRERMLYSSCKSPLLEIVETQLWMQIIRKIEIDNGDELTADFLYEEVHPKQHAHKQSFAKPKGPAGKRGIRRLIRGPAETETPSD
- the TWF1 gene encoding twinfilin-1 isoform X2 — its product is MSHQTGIQASGSVKDTFVGARNGQYRLLKIVIDNEQLVVGSSRRPVGSWEKDYDSFVLPLLEDKQPCYILYRLDSQNAQGYEWIFIAWSPDHSPVRQKMLYAATRATLKKEFGGGHIKDEVFGTVQVQTDVGIDTKHQTLQGVAFPIAKEAIQALEKLKNKKLNYVQLQIDMKNETIILANTLHTELKDLPKRIPKDAARYHFFLYKHTHEGDYLESIVFIYSMPGYTCSIRERMLYSSCKSPLLEIVETQLWMQIIRKIEIDNGDELTADFLYEEVHPKQHAHKQSFAKPKGPAGKRGIRRLIRGPAETETPSD